The proteins below are encoded in one region of Alicyclobacillus acidoterrestris:
- the recJ gene encoding single-stranded-DNA-specific exonuclease RecJ, producing the protein MGQILASTKRKWVGRRADSQYARDITKRLGIHPTIARILVARYGEIDEDWYELHVNGNRNELFNPSLLHDADKAVKRIRQAIESQEHIRIVGDFDVDGVAASTIMIRTLSVLGAKVTYHIPSRFHEGYGLSVEAVERAVEDNVGLLITVDNGISAYDAANRAKELSLPIIVTDHHNIGSILPQAYAIVHPRFPRNYCPEHELCGAAVCLKIAHALIGELPGELLQLAALATVCDQMPLRGENRIIVKEGLYEMQRRPIIGLKALIEVSGIGTQRLNAGHLGFQIGPRINSAGRLSEASRAVELFLTDDETEATLIAQELDDLNRFRKRLQQRMEDEALLQIAGNLSWLEEKTLVIDGQGFHEGLVGIVAGRIAERFNKPTLCLTNVHDGAKGSGRSIEGFDLFRALEDIQAKQRIFTRMGGHAAAAGFSLNSEDVEKLRKAFQTAGQEWWHDEIPEAHHKVDAKLRLRDVNLKFLDALRDLEPFGRDNPEPILYVPNVRVVWADTMGQGNQHLRIRVSDDTGCSQTVLAFGYGQTIDEWYVGSEHELLVTVQENIWNAERRIQLRLVDHR; encoded by the coding sequence ATGGGACAAATACTCGCGTCGACAAAACGAAAATGGGTAGGCCGAAGGGCTGATTCGCAGTATGCTCGAGACATCACAAAACGTCTTGGTATACACCCGACGATTGCTAGAATTCTTGTTGCTCGGTATGGAGAAATCGACGAGGATTGGTATGAACTACACGTAAATGGCAATCGGAACGAACTTTTCAATCCTTCGTTGCTTCACGATGCCGACAAGGCTGTAAAACGCATTCGTCAAGCGATAGAGAGCCAAGAGCACATTCGAATTGTTGGCGATTTTGACGTCGATGGCGTGGCTGCTTCGACGATTATGATAAGGACGCTGAGCGTTCTCGGAGCCAAAGTCACCTACCACATTCCATCTCGGTTCCACGAGGGTTATGGGCTTTCGGTCGAAGCCGTAGAACGTGCTGTAGAAGACAATGTCGGTTTACTGATAACGGTGGATAATGGCATTTCCGCATATGACGCGGCGAATCGTGCAAAGGAGCTGTCTTTGCCGATAATTGTGACGGACCACCATAACATCGGAAGCATTTTGCCGCAGGCATATGCCATCGTACACCCGCGTTTCCCGCGAAACTACTGTCCTGAACATGAGTTATGTGGGGCTGCCGTATGTCTAAAAATTGCGCACGCTCTTATTGGCGAACTGCCCGGAGAATTGCTTCAGCTCGCTGCACTGGCTACAGTTTGCGATCAGATGCCATTGCGCGGAGAGAACCGCATCATCGTCAAAGAAGGGCTCTATGAGATGCAAAGACGTCCAATAATAGGCTTGAAAGCTTTGATTGAGGTTTCGGGGATTGGCACACAGCGTTTGAACGCCGGCCACCTTGGGTTCCAAATTGGTCCAAGGATAAACTCGGCTGGGCGTCTTTCAGAAGCATCCCGGGCGGTTGAATTATTTCTAACGGACGACGAAACGGAGGCAACGTTAATTGCCCAGGAACTCGATGACTTGAACCGATTTCGGAAGCGTCTTCAACAACGAATGGAGGATGAAGCACTTCTGCAGATTGCTGGAAATCTGTCGTGGCTGGAAGAAAAAACTCTCGTTATCGATGGACAGGGCTTTCACGAAGGATTGGTTGGTATCGTAGCCGGTCGCATTGCAGAGCGGTTTAATAAACCTACGTTGTGCCTTACCAATGTACACGATGGCGCTAAAGGCTCAGGGAGAAGCATCGAGGGTTTTGACCTATTCCGTGCACTCGAGGATATCCAAGCCAAACAAAGGATTTTCACGCGTATGGGCGGGCACGCAGCAGCTGCAGGATTCTCGTTAAATTCGGAAGATGTGGAGAAACTTCGGAAGGCATTCCAGACGGCAGGACAAGAGTGGTGGCATGATGAAATACCGGAAGCACATCACAAAGTAGATGCCAAACTGCGATTAAGAGACGTGAACCTAAAGTTTCTCGATGCTTTACGGGATTTAGAGCCATTTGGTCGTGATAATCCAGAACCTATCCTATATGTCCCCAACGTTCGGGTAGTCTGGGCAGACACGATGGGACAGGGCAACCAACACTTGCGTATTCGTGTAAGCGATGATACCGGTTGCTCTCAAACGGTCCTTGCTTTCGGGTATGGACAGACGATAGACGAGTGGTACGTGGGTAGTGAACACGAACTGCTTGTCACTGTGCAAGAGAACATTTGGAACGCAGAGCGGCGTATTCAACTACGGTTAGTGGATCATCGTTAG
- a CDS encoding HAD family hydrolase, with protein MKERKTILFDLDDTLYPFHKHWDIATRYTFETSRWTSHLDQEKLMEVYLSEDRRLWELHKQKQITLQELRRIRYINTLLNFEIAISHGESDELFDLFMKCLLESLRPQVEVHDLLTYLTKHYKVGIVTNGFVDEQMEKIHRLGLDKLIHSEHIVISDAVGFSKPDRRIFHHACSKFETFPNETVFIGDSLFNDVLGSLNSGLTPIWYKTSDAPDHDGILSISSLDQLFNIFGD; from the coding sequence GTGAAGGAGCGGAAGACAATCCTCTTTGACTTAGATGACACCTTATATCCGTTTCATAAACATTGGGACATTGCAACGAGGTACACATTTGAAACTAGCCGCTGGACATCTCACCTTGACCAAGAAAAGTTGATGGAGGTGTATTTATCTGAGGACAGGAGACTTTGGGAACTTCACAAACAAAAGCAGATTACCCTCCAAGAACTTCGACGAATAAGATACATAAACACGTTATTGAATTTTGAGATAGCAATATCACATGGTGAATCCGATGAATTATTTGACTTATTCATGAAGTGTTTACTTGAATCGCTTCGGCCACAAGTAGAAGTTCACGATCTACTCACGTATTTAACAAAACATTACAAGGTAGGCATTGTTACCAATGGATTTGTCGATGAACAAATGGAGAAAATCCACAGACTGGGATTAGACAAACTCATTCATTCTGAACATATCGTCATAAGTGATGCTGTTGGGTTTTCGAAACCAGATCGTCGAATATTTCATCATGCGTGTTCAAAGTTTGAAACATTTCCGAATGAAACTGTCTTTATCGGGGATTCACTGTTTAATGATGTACTCGGATCGTTGAACAGTGGTCTAACTCCAATTTGGTATAAGACCTCTGACGCGCCGGATCATGATGGAATCTTGTCCATATCGAGTTTGGATCAGCTATTTAATATTTTTGGGGACTGA